The sequence AGTTAGCATAGATAAGATATGCTCTAAATCATCTCTAAGAAGTTCCCAGAAATGgtttcagtatttctttttctttaccagCCCGTGTTCCCAAGAAAATCCTCAAATGCAAGGCAGTGTCTCGAGAACTGAACTTCTCTTCAGCAGAGCAAATGGAAAAATTCCGCCTGGAACAAAAAGTCTACTTCAAAGGGCAATGCCTGGAAGGTATTTTGCTGCCTACATGCCTCGTATCTGGGCTTAGGGTGACAGGGGCAGAAGTCAAGACTCAGGGAACTAAAGCCCTGCTTTGATAACATCCATTTTGCAACTCAGCTTGGATAGGGTTCCTACACCCTGGCAGATCAGGAGCTTGGgcacaaagcagaaacaaagctGGCATCTGTGAGGGGCTCTGAGCCCAGTGAGAGGATTACTGGCCCTGGAGGGCCTGGGGGTGGTGCCGGTTTTGTCACTGACAGGGTCGTGAGGAAGCACAGTGCTCTTCATACTGTCACATACAGATTCCACCAGCAGGGACTCCCTGCAGGGAGTTTTCTTCACCGCCAAGTGTAAGAGTGCACTCTGTGTCTTAGATCTGAAGTGACAACTGAAAAGGCCTGTTCTGTGCCTCTGTGCACAGTTTACATCCAGCCTACTTATAAGAAAATGCTACTGGTCCTAGTTCTTTAGATCTCAGAGCATGGGGAGCAGGCCTCTGGTGTGGTTCAGGGCACAGCCTGAAGGGGGCTTCCATGTCCTTTCTCGTGGTCTCTGGTCTGGGAGGTTTCTGATGGCTTCATTGGTGGTTCCTGCAGTAGGAAGAGGCTTGCTCAAAAGGATGGGGACACGGAGCCCCAAGACTCTGCCCAGGGTGCCAGCTCAcccatttttccttcttccttcagaATGGTTCTTCGAGTTTGGCTTTGTGATCCCTAACTCAACAAACACCTGGCAGTCCCTGATAGAGGCTGCGCCCGAGTCCCAGATGATGCCAGCCAGCGTGCTAACGTGAGTGAGTGGGCCGCAGGGACGGTGGAGGTGTCTAGAAGCAGCAAGTCCAGGCACATTGGACTCATGGTTCCATTCAGCAGGCAGGCAACCTAGGTTGAGAAGAGGGGTAAGACTATCCAGGGTATCCGAGGTCACAGCCTACTGACTTCAGTCACGTGAAAAAGACAGTATGATAGAGTGGAAAGAATTAAAAACTTCAGACTAGACCTTTAGACTAAATTCTTGATTAACCCTGACTAGCTGTGTAATCTTGGGCTATGTACTTTACTTCTCTGGGCCTTACTCTTCTCTCTAAACAGAGAATTAATAATCCTATCTCACAGAGGTAGagtgaagataaaatgagatcGTATGGAAGGAAACTAGCACATAACATAAATTAAATCAATGCTAATTTGCTCCCTTTCCTGACTATCAAACTTCTGATATTCTGTACTTCGTTTGACCCTGGGCAGAATGTGGCAAAGTCCTAATTCTGTTTTAGAGGATAATGTTTGATTGTAGTTTTTCAGAGACTCACTTACCATTTTTATAAATTTgcttcctgctcaaagaataatTAGTTTGTCCTTTGTCCCCCAAATCAGTCAGTCACTGCCAACCTACCATTTTCTCTTGGGAAAAGATTTTAGTCTTTTAAAGGTTTTAGCAGTACTGCCTGGTAGCAAATCATGTACATGGATAGATAATTGTGTGATATTGGATCACCTCTTTAAACAGGTCCTTTATGAAAAccacattgaatttgtagatagaggtttttttattttatgtcttggatagatttttatttacataatagtataaactataaaatactataactttatataatagtataaattataaaataatataaatttatatttaatcagTCAGTCAGATCTTGAGTTCCTTATTTAcccattttttttataattaattacCAGCAAAATGCATCTGGTAGATATTAACCACCCTGGGAAAGTACAGTGTCACAGGTAGAAGGGCATTTTTTAGATTTTGTTAACCCTAACTTGACTTCTTCTTGACCAGGCCTGATTTCTTTCAGGTGCTAACACCAGCAAGTCTATGATAATATATTCAGGTTATTTAAGTTCTGTCTTACTTTTTAGAACCCAAAAATAGCACCACTCTTGCTTTTAACTCAGTTCAAGAGGAGTTTGATTTGGAAACACTGACATACCCACCAAGAAGAATGAAATTGCACCCTGTGTACAATACAGGTGTATCGTTTGGGGTTATTGAGCTATAAGCCACAGAAACTGACTCTGGCTTACAGAACAGAGTTGAAAGGTT is a genomic window of Muntiacus reevesi chromosome 3, mMunRee1.1, whole genome shotgun sequence containing:
- the PDE6D gene encoding retinal rod rhodopsin-sensitive cGMP 3',5'-cyclic phosphodiesterase subunit delta, yielding MSAKDERAREILRGFKLNWMNLRDAETGKILWQGTEDLSVPGVEHEARVPKKILKCKAVSRELNFSSAEQMEKFRLEQKVYFKGQCLEEWFFEFGFVIPNSTNTWQSLIEAAPESQMMPASVLTGNVIIETKFFDDDLLVSTSRVKLFYV